One Weissella ceti DNA window includes the following coding sequences:
- a CDS encoding deoxycytidylate deaminase, giving the protein MSERIDWPTYFMVQAIMTASRGTCPRLRVGAVLVKDGRVIGSGFNGSVVGTPHCDEVGDLMRDGHCIRAVHAEQNALMQLAKMGIMAEGAEIYVTDFPCVYCTKLLLQAGIKKINYLRSYRPDDFVMELIQQKNVDLQQVLVHESDMHKLDLTSYVLPDEGE; this is encoded by the coding sequence ATGAGCGAACGAATTGATTGGCCAACGTATTTCATGGTTCAAGCAATCATGACGGCGTCCCGTGGAACTTGCCCACGCTTACGCGTGGGAGCAGTCTTGGTAAAGGACGGTCGTGTTATTGGTAGTGGCTTTAATGGATCTGTTGTTGGAACACCGCATTGTGATGAAGTGGGTGATTTAATGCGTGATGGTCATTGTATTCGTGCTGTACACGCAGAACAAAATGCATTGATGCAATTGGCTAAAATGGGGATTATGGCGGAAGGTGCTGAAATTTACGTAACGGATTTCCCGTGTGTTTACTGCACTAAGTTGCTACTACAAGCCGGAATTAAGAAAATCAACTATCTACGCAGCTATCGTCCAGACGATTTTGTGATGGAATTGATCCAACAAAAGAATGTTGATTTACAACAAGTTTTAGTACACGAATCAGATATGCACAAGTTAGATCTTACTAGCTATGTATTACCAGATGAAGGAGAATAA
- a CDS encoding Veg family protein — MPLALTEIKQQLDDHIGGEIRLVTHESRHRTIEHDAVVRETFPAVFVLDLKQPGNEFNRASFSYADVLTENIEITFL, encoded by the coding sequence ATGCCTTTAGCTCTAACAGAAATCAAACAACAATTGGATGATCACATTGGGGGTGAAATCCGATTGGTAACTCACGAAAGTCGTCACCGTACTATTGAACACGATGCTGTTGTACGTGAAACTTTCCCAGCAGTATTTGTTCTTGATTTGAAACAACCAGGAAACGAATTTAATCGTGCATCATTCAGCTATGCTGATGTGCTAACTGAAAACATTGAAATCACATTCCTATAA